From Camelina sativa cultivar DH55 chromosome 5, Cs, whole genome shotgun sequence:
AAAATGGGCCTTACGATGAGAACAAAATGGGCCTTAAGTCTAAAGTGTTCTCGAGATTCTTTCATACTTCCCGTTCCGGGAAAGAAACGGCGGTTCTCTTGGTCGTCGACGGCGCATGGAGTGTGCCGCGCGTGGCTTTACGACGCGGTGCGTTGGTCCACCGACGCGGAGGTGTGGCCAGTGTGGTGCTGTAGCGTATTGCTCCGTCTCTCATCAGGTTTTTTAACTTCTGCTTACTCTCTCTATAagccttgttcttcttcatcgacCTAATCGGTTCTGGAGAAACAAAGAAGTGGTGATTTGATCGATCTCTTGTAAGCTAGTTAGATAGGTTTTGTAGTTAAGGGTTTAATAAATTCATGAAACTTTTACATTAAAGTTCAATCCTTTGATCAATAGGGTCCATTGTTAAGTTCTGTGGATCTTTGATTTGTATGTAGACTTCACATTGGAGCTATCACAAGGAAGAATGTGAAAGATTAGAAGAGCAAATGCGTCGTGTTGATCTGTTAAATGATTTCCCATTTACATTTACAGAAGAAGCTACGGTTCAGGTTTATGATAACTTATGGAATCTAATGCCTTTTTGGTCCATGAACATTTTAgctcaaagtttttgtttttttctacgTTTATCCGTTCTTAGGTTAGTCGAAAACAAGAGAGTAGGTGCTCGTTTCTCAGCAAAAGGGATTTACGTCATGTTGGAATGTGGATGTATGAGTGTAACTGTGGAGCCTCTGCTTCTTTTTCGTCTTATCATAGGTTTTGATTGCTTATCTTTTCTCATTATGTTTTTGGTCACAAACCATTTGTAAATGGAGCTGATTACTATCTTGTTCTTACAGTTTTAAAAATGAAGGTTGGCATCTGCCGAGCTCTTCGTGTCCATGTCGTGGTATGCTTCATTTTAACTTCTATATTTATGGTTTTACTGAAGTATCTGTTGTTTTAAATAGAATTCTGATTTGAGATCGCACAGGCCCTTTATATCCAGTTACAAAGGAGCTTTGTAGTTGGACGGATTATTTCGAGTGGAGAAAGATACCTTTAGATTCTCCTGTAGCTCTACTTCTCCACTGGGTAACGTTTCTTGTGATGATTGATTGTGATTGCTAGTATCACTATAATGCTTGAGGTTTTTAATTTGTGGTGAGTCATAGAGCTTTGCTTTTATTTCAGCCACTTACGATATATCATGCAATTCAAGCCATTGGGATGGGAAATTTGACTCCCCAAATAAGTGATGAACTTCGTATACATTATCTTGGTATGTTTCACTCTGTAACTCTTCTGCCTTTTTTGGAACCGTATTCTCTTTGAGGTTGCTGTCTTGTGTCTCTTTGTTGCAGTTTTTTTGCTAATCACCTCCATTTCCTTAATTTTAGTGTAGTTAGTACCTTATTCTTGCATAtggaaatcatataaatatttcaaaagatgCACCATAGCAAATATGATATAAATTCTGATTCATGGTTTGCTGATAGTTTTGAGCTTCTGAAGGGCCTCAGAAAGAGCTTGGCCAACTTGGTGTCTTCGCTGAACTGCTAGCTCTCTTCCCTGGTTTGCGCATACGCATAGAGCTTGTTGGACCTGACGTTCCACAACAATTGTGAGTCCTACATTCCacaatatgtttgatttttttgtatacCACTCGTTATATTTTGTAGTTAGGCAAAGTAAATTACATCACGAaatatgtttttgcttttttaccACTTTTCATTAGAGTCTTAAAGAATCGTTTTCTTTTTGCTCTGTTGGTGAACAGGGATGGAGAGATGATCTCGCTTAGCAGATACTCCCCTTGCATGGAAGAAGAATGCGAATGTAAGTATTCATGTGAAATTCCCAATCCCGGTAAAGAATCTGCCATGTCTTCAGCTGTGTCGTTACAGCTCCATAGAGGATTTTACCATGATCGTTACAGTGACATAACAAAGGTATACATTTCTACTAGTCTAGGGGAAAACAGTAATCTACAATACTGTTCTCAAATGTCATATCCATTTTATTGGACCTCGGATTGATTGACCTTCTTGTCTGGGTAGGATTCACCTCTTCCTCACATAGTGATTGCGCCAAACGCCGGTGTCGCTGCATATCCAAGTTGGTTGCCAACTATTGTACGTTTTTCAGTAGCTGATAATCTTCAATCTTCGGCAGGaacgtcatatatatatatttgttaatcaTTCATGTGGTGCTGTGAATAATTTCAGGAACTGATAAAGGAGATAAAAGTCCCAGCTGTATTCACTGATTACTGTGAAGAAGCTTGTCATCTGGCGGCTTGTTGCATTAAAACAATCACAGGACAACCTCTATCATTACCTGTAAGTCTATTCTCCTATTCAACTTTTATtcaaatctatgttttttttgttgttgtgtgggTTCCTCCTGCATATGGTCAGGCTTATGTCTCATCAAAACTGTATAAGTAGAATAGAGAGTCGACACATATACTATATAATGAAGTTGAAGGAGACAAAAACATCACTTTTTCATTATCTTACAAATCATCTCTGGGGCCACACACATAGACACACTCATGTCCAGTTCTCCAATCAAACCTTTGTTGGAAAATGATGTTTTCTGCTTAGAAAATATGTACTTATAACTTGTGTAATTTCTCAGAACCATGTTGAGATGTATGGAATAATGATGTATCTTTGAAATGCAGATTGAGTTGAATCCATTTAGACAGCCGATGGCGGTGGAGGAGAGTCCTCTGTTTATCCCTTGCTACTCAAACTGCTTCATCTTCGCAATGTAAAACTCCTTAATTATTGATTGACTGACTCTGTGGTTCCTGTTATGGTCTGAGAGGGACCAGACCATTTTATGGACCAACATTATCTATTCaataaatgtagaaaaaatgtcacatcattttgttttggttgttgtagtTATTTATGTGGATAGGACCATCAAGTGCATTTACATACAATCACATTGTAGTCTTTTAATTCTTAGGTGAACATTTTTTATCCCATCCAATAGTATttctagtgaaaaaaaaattcccaattaTTTTTTCTAGATGTCACATGTCAATTGAAAAAAAGGTAAAGTTGAAAAGCATTGGTCCTTTGTTCATTCATCATACAAACTTTACAAAGCCATTGAACATGAGTACCGAACCTGATCGAGTACCAAACCTGTAAAATCCGGTTATGGAGAATTCACAATTCAGATTTCAGATGCCAAGTCGTGTCTACGTGGAAGATGAAACCAAAGCAAAGAATCTTCAAACCAAAACTTGTTTCTAACAAAAGTCTGGCCACAGTGTTAAAAGTCTATTTCTTCCACATCCAAAACCAAGCTAATATTTTTATCTCCCCAAAGTCCAATTTCCAAAAATCCCAAAACacagcagagagagagagagaaaaaaaaaactgaaaacaccCTAATGGATCATCTTCAACCTTGACAACAAGAAGCCCTCTTCCCCCAAAAATCTTGGAAACAAAAGTCTCAAAAATCACTTCTTTGAAGAAGCGAGATACGATCGAATGTCTCAGAACCCATCATCACATCAGACTCGtaccctcttcttcctcttatgccttcttctagggtttggtttctgcGTTGACCTGGGTCAATCCCTGAAGGTTCCTTTCAGCGTTAACGATGTTCTTCCGATGCTACCTCGTCAAGTCTCGTGGCCCGTTTTGAACAGTTTCCACAACGCTGTGGATTTGTTGCCTGTTTTTATCGGGTCCGTTACTCCTAATAACGCGTCTCTTGAGTGGAAAGGTGCTTGCTTTAATGGCAACGAAGCTCGCCTCGATATCACCGGTAGTGATCGTGACGTCCCTGGACTCGGCGGTGGCGTTCTCCATCTCAAAGTTGGTTAATTTCACTTTCTTTAGGTTTTGAATCTTATTcaatttgttcttgtttttgctcCCAGATACTATGATTTAGCTTGTTGATATCAAAAGCTTCAATCCTCAAATTTCATAAAGTTTGTGCCTTTTTGGTAACAAAATTGGGAGGACGTTGTTTTGATGATATTTGGGAACTCTTTTGTTGCAGACATCTAAGGCACATAGCTTGACATGTATGGACCTATATGTCTTTGCAACGCCATACAGGATCACTTGGGACTACTATTTCTCTGCTAGAGATCATACTTTGAACTTCGATTCCTGGGAAGAGAAAGCTGAGTTAGAATatgtaagttttcttcttttatagttCTTAAGAGGCTGTGTgtggtgtttgttttttgtggtGACTTATATTTTTAAGTGTACATTCGAATGAGTAGGTGAAGGAGCATGGAGTTTCAGTGTTTCTAATGCCATCAGGGATGCTAGGGACGTTGCTTTCTTTGATTGATGTGTTGCCTCTTTTCTCCAACACTGCTTGGGGACAGAATGCTAATTTGGCTTTCTTGACGAAACATATGGGTGCTACGTTTGAGAAACGGCCTCAACCTTGGCGGTCAACGATTAATCCTGAAGATGTGCATTCTGGCGATTTCTTGGCGCTGTCAAAGATTAGAGGTAGATGGGGTGGTTTTGAGACGTTAGAGAAATGGGTGACTGGTGCTTTTGCTGGTCATACTGCTGTTTGTTTGAAGGATGATTTGGGGAATCTTTGGGTTGGTGAATCAGGACATGAGAATGAAAAGGTAAGACTATATTTGGAGAACTTTTCCTAaacattttgatgtttttggaTAGAGATGGagatatttactttcttttttctctcaataGGGTGAAGAAATCATTGTTGTGATTCCTTGGGATGAGTGGTGGGAACTGACTTTGAAGGATAATTCAAATCCTCAAGTTGCTTTGCTTCCTCTACATCCTGATATCCGAGCAAGGTTCAACAATACTGCTGCGTGGGAATATGCACGGAGCATGTTAGGCAAACCGTATGGATATCACAACATGATATTTAGCTGGATTGATACTCTGGCCGATAACTACCCACCTCCCCTTGATGCTCACTTGGTACTTCTTAATCTCTGATATTCTTAGAAgatccatcatcatcatggtAATAAACAAGTGACTTTGGACTTTCAGGTTATTTCTGTCATGTCTATGTGGACTCGTGTACAACCTGCATATGCTGCAAATATGTGGAACGAGGCACTGAATAAACGACTTGGCACTGAGGTATACATCTATACAAAAACATGTTTCTACTACTCTTCTGAATAGAGGACATACATGATAGCTAATAAGTTTTGTGTTGTACAGGATCTGGATTTGTATGGGATTCTTGAAGAAACAGCGAGGCGTGGAATGTCGTTTGATGAGTTACTGACCATCCCTGAACAGGATGAGTGGGTTTATAGCGACGGGAAATCAACTACATGCGTTGCTTTCATCCTTGCAATGTACAAAGCTGCTGGTGTTTTCGACCCTCTTGCTGATCACATTCAAGTCACTGAGTTCACCGTGAGTTTCTTTCAATATCAAGTCTTCACCTTTTTCCATTTAACATTACTCTTAGACCGAAACCATCTCTCATTTTCAGATCCGAGATGCGTACACTCTGAAGTTATATGAAAATAACCAGACTCGGCTACCGAGTTGGTGCAACACAGAGGAAGGGAAGCTTGAGTTCTGTCAGATTCTGGGTGAATACAGAATGGAGTTACCTGGTTATAACACCATTGACCCATATCCCAACATGAACGAGAATTGCCCTTCTTTACCTCCTAATTATGAGAGGCCATCTAAGTGTTAGCAAAATTAATCAACAtgtatgtctctctctctgtctgttTGTGTTTGTCAgcttttggtttattattatcaaAGTTTTACCCTTTTAGTTAGGGGGAAAGTAAACCACGTTTTAAGTACAATCTTTTTGTGaatatatgatatgaatatgatgatgcTCTTATCAAATCAAATGTTGTCTGGCCTAGTGCTCTTCTTGTCGACCTCTGTTTTGTGAGTGGCTATCAAAGAAGGCAGTAGTATTAGGCAAAAACGAATACAAGATGCTGTAGTTGCAAACTTGACCAAAATCTTTGGACACAAATCAACAAGTGGAAACAAAGTATTATAAAGGACCAACCTTACCTTTAGTTTACATACTAGTACAAATGGTATGATATGAAAGCCTGATAAATCAGATGTTTACAACTTTGACGACAGTAAAATATTGTAACAGGGTAGCAAATTTAGGTGACGCAAACCAGGAAGCTATCAACTAATAACATATGACGTCGTTACAAACGTGTAAGTCGAACATTCGTTGATGACTTTTTTCCCGACCAAACCAACTCCCACttgaaactaaacaaaaacaaaacttagttGAACGTCTTTATTTGACTCCGCCACCTTCAGTTTCCCTCAAACCGGTTTACTAGCATCGATTAAGATAATATTAAACCAGACCGAAGTCTTTCTGTTGCACAAGAGTCTTCTTCTACTCTCTTGATGACCTCTGCCAAATGTGAACGTGACTAAGACCAATAGATGTTTCTATTGGAATCATTCACCATTTCTAttcttattaaaatttatataatctataaaaatattGGCAGACACGCAAACGATTCCCAACGACCTCTCACCCGCCAACACAAAACGCAAACGCAGTAAGCTTGACCTCAATTATATATcttcttatatttaaaaaaaccatCTTCAAACGGCTTTACCTGTTTTTAGCTCTcaatctatctctctctctttttctaaaTCCTCTCCTAAAATCCTAAATATTACCTctcttatttgtttcttttgcttctttttttttttcttttttgggtggCTACCTATAATCCGAAAACCACCATGAGGTTTTGTGTTTTCGGGTTTTTATCGCTTTTCTTGATTGTTTCTCCTGCCTCCGCTTGGTTCTTCCCCAACAACTCCACCACAATACCACCGTCTCTACGTAACACCACACGCGTTTTCTGGGACGCTTTCTCCAATTTCACCGGTTGTCACCACGGTCAAAACGTTGATGGTCTCTACCGTATCAAAAAATACTTCCAGCGTTTTGGTTACATTCCTGAAACGTTTTCAGGGAATTTCACcgatgattttgatgatattctcaAAGCAGCCGTCGAATTGTACCAGAGAAATTTCAGGCTTAAAGTTACAGGTGAGCTCGACGCACTCACCATCAAACACATCGTGATCCCGCGTTGTGGTAATCCCGACGTGGTGAACGGTACCTCGTTGATGCACAGCGGGAGAAGAAAGACCTTCGAGGTCAACTTCTCCCGCACGCATTTGCACGCGGTTAAACGCTACACGTTGTTTCCAGGCGAGCCACGGTGGCCGAAAGACCGCCGTGACTTGACCTACGCGTTCGACCCGAGAAACCCGTTGACCGAAGAGGTCAAGGGCGTTTTCGCACGCGCTTTTGGCCGTTGGTCCGACGTGACAGCTTTGAATTTCACGCGCTCTGAATCGTTCTCGACGTCGGACATCACTATCGGATTCTACACGGGAGATCACGGAGACGGAGAGCCTTTCGACGGCGTGTTAGGAACCTTAGCTCACGCTTTCTCTCCTCCGAGTGGGAAGTTCCACCTCGACGCAGACGAGAACTGGGTTGTCTCCGGAGACCTAGACAGTTTCCTTTCAGTCACGGCGGCGGTTGATCTTGAATCCGTGGCGGTTCACGAGATCGGTCATCTTCTCGGTTTAGGACATTCCTCGGTGGAGGATTCCATCATGTATCCGACGATCACAACGGGGAGACGTAAGGTTGACTTAACAAATGATGACGTGGAAGGAATCCAGTACTTATACGGTGCGAACCCTAACTTCAACGGCACGTCACCACCGTCTACAACCACTCGCCAACGAGACACAGGTTCCTTCTTCGGTGCTGCTTGGAGAATCAACGGTTCATTGAGATCGACAATTTTCAGTATCTTGTTATCAACCATCGGACTGGTCTTGTGGTTACCttagattaattatttttttgttactttattttttttattagtctcacatcttaatatttttttctttttaaggatggggatatatacacatatactcAGACATTGGTTCatttttacagtttttcttttcacatataCTTCTTGTATATAAAATTGCTTTATATCCTATACCAATATGTTTGACTTTGTGTTATACAATTTCttacatttgtttattttacagaCTTTGGTGTTTAATTCTAAATCCTGCAttaccaccaaaaaaaaatataacaaaaaataatatt
This genomic window contains:
- the LOC104788106 gene encoding zinc finger MYND domain-containing protein 15 isoform X1 translates to MECAARGFTTRCVGPPTRRCGQCGAVAYCSVSHQTSHWSYHKEECERLEEQMRRVDLLNDFPFTFTEEATVQVSRKQESRCSFLSKRDLRHVGMWMYECNCGASASFSSYHSFKNEGWHLPSSSCPCRGPLYPVTKELCSWTDYFEWRKIPLDSPVALLLHWPLTIYHAIQAIGMGNLTPQISDELRIHYLGPQKELGQLGVFAELLALFPGLRIRIELVGPDVPQQLDGEMISLSRYSPCMEEECECKYSCEIPNPGKESAMSSAVSLQLHRGFYHDRYSDITKDSPLPHIVIAPNAGVAAYPSWLPTIELIKEIKVPAVFTDYCEEACHLAACCIKTITGQPLSLPIELNPFRQPMAVEESPLFIPCYSNCFIFAM
- the LOC104788106 gene encoding zinc finger MYND domain-containing protein 15 isoform X2 — its product is MRRVDLLNDFPFTFTEEATVQVSRKQESRCSFLSKRDLRHVGMWMYECNCGASASFSSYHSFKNEGWHLPSSSCPCRGPLYPVTKELCSWTDYFEWRKIPLDSPVALLLHWPLTIYHAIQAIGMGNLTPQISDELRIHYLGPQKELGQLGVFAELLALFPGLRIRIELVGPDVPQQLDGEMISLSRYSPCMEEECECKYSCEIPNPGKESAMSSAVSLQLHRGFYHDRYSDITKDSPLPHIVIAPNAGVAAYPSWLPTIELIKEIKVPAVFTDYCEEACHLAACCIKTITGQPLSLPIELNPFRQPMAVEESPLFIPCYSNCFIFAM
- the LOC104788107 gene encoding uncharacterized protein LOC104788107, translating into MSQNPSSHQTRTLFFLLCLLLGFGFCVDLGQSLKVPFSVNDVLPMLPRQVSWPVLNSFHNAVDLLPVFIGSVTPNNASLEWKGACFNGNEARLDITGSDRDVPGLGGGVLHLKTSKAHSLTCMDLYVFATPYRITWDYYFSARDHTLNFDSWEEKAELEYVKEHGVSVFLMPSGMLGTLLSLIDVLPLFSNTAWGQNANLAFLTKHMGATFEKRPQPWRSTINPEDVHSGDFLALSKIRGRWGGFETLEKWVTGAFAGHTAVCLKDDLGNLWVGESGHENEKGEEIIVVIPWDEWWELTLKDNSNPQVALLPLHPDIRARFNNTAAWEYARSMLGKPYGYHNMIFSWIDTLADNYPPPLDAHLVISVMSMWTRVQPAYAANMWNEALNKRLGTEDLDLYGILEETARRGMSFDELLTIPEQDEWVYSDGKSTTCVAFILAMYKAAGVFDPLADHIQVTEFTIRDAYTLKLYENNQTRLPSWCNTEEGKLEFCQILGEYRMELPGYNTIDPYPNMNENCPSLPPNYERPSKC
- the LOC104788108 gene encoding metalloendoproteinase 2-MMP; translation: MRFCVFGFLSLFLIVSPASAWFFPNNSTTIPPSLRNTTRVFWDAFSNFTGCHHGQNVDGLYRIKKYFQRFGYIPETFSGNFTDDFDDILKAAVELYQRNFRLKVTGELDALTIKHIVIPRCGNPDVVNGTSLMHSGRRKTFEVNFSRTHLHAVKRYTLFPGEPRWPKDRRDLTYAFDPRNPLTEEVKGVFARAFGRWSDVTALNFTRSESFSTSDITIGFYTGDHGDGEPFDGVLGTLAHAFSPPSGKFHLDADENWVVSGDLDSFLSVTAAVDLESVAVHEIGHLLGLGHSSVEDSIMYPTITTGRRKVDLTNDDVEGIQYLYGANPNFNGTSPPSTTTRQRDTGSFFGAAWRINGSLRSTIFSILLSTIGLVLWLP